Proteins from a single region of Geothrix sp. PMB-07:
- a CDS encoding M14 family metallopeptidase, translating into MSLLTRAEATRYEETSRHADVMAFLAGLQAKGDKRLHVTSFGTSPQGRDLPLLVLSAHGVKTPEEARSLGRPVVLIISGIHAGEVEGKEGCLMLVRDLLEDKPGLNAGALLADLTLVVVPLFNPDGNDAIDPGNRKLHLPKLTGQLGPDSGVGTRVNAAKINLNRDYLRMEGAEMRLLQQRVCQLWEPDLTIDNHATNGSVHRFSMTYDIPHTVESGRGEPIAYMRERLLPPVTAALKANHGIDAGWYGNFVEDERAMDADVEAQPGAPVREGWMTYPHHPRFGSNYRGLTSRMDLLLECYSYITFAERVRTAYAFMLETLTYVAAHRDEVVQTVATSRTPRERIAVRYGLERFDQPIEILTRTPRTLEGAPSTVTIPHLGRFVGTTVVDRPDAYLVPAPVAAHLRLHGLTLREAVGTFDVAVPVTEGLGSEGGRAILEAAAVGELSVSWRHEHRAVPPGWALVPTDQPLGAIAVYLCEPESDDGAVENGLLPVPALGEELALWRVPALG; encoded by the coding sequence ATGTCTCTGCTGACCCGCGCCGAGGCCACCCGCTACGAGGAGACCAGCCGCCACGCGGACGTGATGGCCTTCCTAGCCGGGCTTCAGGCCAAAGGCGACAAGCGCCTGCACGTCACCAGCTTCGGCACGAGCCCCCAGGGCCGCGACCTGCCCCTGCTGGTGCTCTCCGCCCACGGCGTGAAGACCCCGGAGGAAGCCCGCAGCCTGGGGCGGCCCGTGGTGCTCATCATCAGCGGCATCCACGCGGGCGAAGTGGAGGGCAAGGAAGGCTGCCTCATGCTCGTGCGTGACCTGCTGGAGGATAAGCCCGGCCTCAACGCCGGTGCCCTCCTCGCCGATCTCACCCTGGTGGTGGTGCCCCTCTTCAACCCCGATGGCAACGATGCCATCGACCCCGGCAACCGCAAGCTGCACCTGCCCAAGCTCACGGGCCAGCTGGGCCCGGACAGCGGCGTGGGCACGCGCGTGAATGCCGCCAAGATCAACCTGAACCGCGACTACCTGCGCATGGAAGGCGCCGAGATGCGCCTGCTCCAGCAGCGCGTCTGCCAGCTGTGGGAGCCCGACCTCACCATCGACAACCACGCCACCAACGGCTCGGTGCACCGGTTCTCCATGACCTACGACATCCCCCACACTGTGGAGAGCGGACGGGGCGAACCCATCGCCTACATGCGCGAACGCCTGCTGCCGCCGGTGACCGCCGCCCTGAAGGCCAACCACGGCATCGATGCGGGCTGGTACGGCAACTTCGTGGAAGACGAACGGGCCATGGACGCCGATGTGGAGGCCCAGCCCGGCGCCCCCGTGCGGGAAGGCTGGATGACCTACCCGCATCACCCCCGCTTCGGCAGCAATTACCGCGGCCTCACCAGCCGCATGGACCTGCTGCTGGAGTGCTACTCCTACATCACCTTCGCCGAGCGGGTGCGCACGGCCTACGCCTTCATGCTGGAGACGCTGACCTACGTGGCCGCCCACCGTGACGAGGTGGTGCAGACCGTGGCCACCAGCCGAACCCCGCGCGAGCGCATCGCCGTGCGCTATGGCCTGGAGCGCTTCGACCAACCCATCGAGATCCTCACCCGCACGCCCCGCACCCTGGAGGGTGCCCCCAGCACCGTGACCATCCCCCACCTCGGCCGCTTCGTGGGCACCACCGTGGTGGATCGTCCCGACGCCTACCTGGTGCCCGCCCCCGTGGCCGCCCACCTGCGTTTGCACGGCCTCACCCTGCGGGAAGCCGTGGGCACCTTCGACGTGGCGGTGCCCGTCACCGAAGGCCTGGGTTCTGAAGGCGGGCGCGCCATTCTCGAGGCTGCGGCCGTGGGCGAACTGTCCGTCTCCTGGCGCCACGAGCACCGGGCCGTGCCGCCGGGCTGGGCCCTGGTGCCCACGGATCAGCCCCTGGGCGCCATCGCCGTCTACCTTTGCGAACCCGAGAGCGACGACGGCGCCGTGGAGAACGGCCTGCTGCCCGTGCCCGCCCTGGGCGAAGAGCTGGCGCTCTGGCGGGTGCCGGCCCTGGGCTGA
- a CDS encoding tyrosine phenol-lyase has product MKTRTIAEPYKIKMVESLKTTTREQRLAAIKEAGYNTFLLKSDDVYIDLLTDSGTTAMSDVQWSKMMIGDESYAGARSFYTLEAAMHEIYGFKHLIPTHQGRAAEHLTSLIRIQPGQYVPMNMYFTTTRAHVERVGGIFFDCIIDEAKDTKVIHPFKGNVDMAKLQKLVDEVGPEQIAYLNIAPCVNMAGGQPVSMANMREVRAFADKYGIAVIYDATRAVENAYFIQQREAGYQDKTIKEIFRELMSLADGCTVSSKKDNLVNIGGFLATNDDGFARRAKELVVVFEGMPTYGGLAGRDLEALAQGMREMVEDAYIASRVRQVEYLGQKLIDAGVPIMLPIGGHAVFLDATNFLPHIPQDNFPAQTLAAALYVDSGVRAMERGMVSAGRDPKTGENNRPKLELVRLTIPRRVYTNLHMDVVAESCIELYENRHKIKGLTMTYEPDSLRFFQARFEELEPAMA; this is encoded by the coding sequence ATGAAGACGCGCACCATCGCCGAACCCTACAAGATCAAAATGGTCGAGTCGCTCAAGACCACCACGCGCGAGCAGCGCCTGGCCGCCATCAAGGAAGCGGGCTACAACACCTTCCTGCTCAAGAGCGATGATGTCTACATCGATCTGCTCACGGATTCCGGCACCACGGCCATGTCCGATGTGCAGTGGTCGAAGATGATGATCGGCGACGAATCCTACGCCGGCGCCCGCAGCTTCTACACGCTGGAAGCGGCCATGCACGAGATCTACGGCTTCAAACACCTGATCCCCACCCACCAGGGCCGCGCCGCCGAGCACCTCACCAGCCTCATCCGCATCCAGCCCGGCCAGTACGTGCCCATGAACATGTACTTCACCACCACCCGCGCCCATGTGGAGCGCGTGGGCGGCATCTTCTTCGACTGCATCATCGACGAGGCCAAGGACACCAAGGTCATCCACCCCTTCAAGGGCAATGTGGACATGGCCAAGCTGCAGAAGCTGGTCGATGAAGTGGGTCCCGAGCAGATCGCCTACCTCAACATCGCCCCCTGCGTGAACATGGCCGGCGGCCAGCCGGTGTCCATGGCCAACATGCGCGAGGTGCGCGCCTTCGCCGACAAGTACGGCATCGCCGTCATCTACGATGCCACCCGCGCCGTGGAGAACGCCTACTTCATCCAGCAGCGCGAGGCGGGCTACCAGGACAAGACCATCAAGGAGATCTTCCGCGAACTCATGAGCCTGGCCGACGGCTGCACCGTGTCGTCCAAGAAGGACAACCTCGTGAACATCGGCGGCTTCCTGGCCACCAACGATGACGGCTTCGCCCGCCGCGCCAAGGAACTGGTGGTGGTCTTCGAGGGCATGCCCACCTACGGCGGTCTCGCTGGCCGCGATCTGGAAGCCCTGGCCCAGGGCATGCGCGAAATGGTGGAGGATGCCTACATCGCCAGCCGCGTGCGCCAGGTGGAATACCTCGGCCAGAAGCTCATCGACGCGGGCGTGCCCATCATGCTGCCCATCGGCGGCCACGCCGTGTTCCTCGACGCCACCAACTTCCTGCCCCACATCCCCCAGGACAACTTCCCGGCCCAGACCCTCGCCGCGGCGCTCTACGTCGACAGCGGCGTGCGCGCCATGGAACGGGGCATGGTGTCCGCTGGCCGCGATCCCAAGACCGGCGAGAACAACCGCCCCAAGCTCGAACTGGTGCGCCTCACCATTCCCCGCCGCGTCTACACCAACCTGCACATGGATGTGGTCGCCGAGAGCTGCATCGAGCTGTATGAAAACCGCCACAAGATCAAAGGCCTGACCATGACCTACGAGCCCGACAGCCTGCGCTTCTTCCAGGCCCGCTTCGAGGAGCTGGAACCCGCGATGGCCTAA
- a CDS encoding cysteine hydrolase family protein translates to MSRRALLVIDLQNDYFPGGKFPLWNPDVTLERTLQAIGRAQVQGIPVILVQHVADSRRGPAPFFAEGSEGVQLHSRLRAAVPDAPVVVKAYADSFHETKLEETLAAMGITELLVCGMMTQNCVTHTAISKSAEKYRVSVLGDCCTTVSEPLHLIALNAVSTRLSVLSATEALG, encoded by the coding sequence ATGAGCCGACGCGCCCTTCTCGTCATCGACCTTCAGAACGACTACTTCCCCGGCGGGAAGTTCCCCCTCTGGAATCCTGATGTCACCCTGGAGCGCACCCTCCAGGCCATCGGCCGCGCCCAGGTGCAGGGGATCCCGGTGATCCTCGTCCAGCATGTGGCCGACTCACGCCGAGGGCCTGCGCCCTTCTTTGCCGAGGGCAGCGAAGGCGTGCAGCTCCACTCCCGCCTACGGGCCGCGGTGCCGGATGCTCCCGTGGTGGTGAAGGCTTACGCTGACAGCTTTCATGAGACGAAGCTGGAGGAGACGCTGGCCGCCATGGGCATCACCGAGCTGCTGGTCTGCGGCATGATGACCCAGAACTGCGTCACCCACACCGCCATCTCGAAATCCGCGGAAAAGTACCGCGTGTCGGTCCTCGGCGACTGCTGCACGACCGTCAGCGAGCCGCTGCACCTCATCGCACTGAACGCGGTCTCGACCCGGCTGTCGGTCCTCTCGGCCACGGAAGCCCTGGGCTGA
- a CDS encoding DUF2164 domain-containing protein, producing MDIKLSPDTVKRLQGPIQRFVSEEYGENLGQLGADTFLTFCLKEIGPAIYNQAIADAQSCMQERVTDLENICFAEETSYWGGTKKGMQRKPDLRR from the coding sequence ATGGACATCAAACTCTCCCCCGACACCGTGAAGCGCCTGCAGGGACCCATCCAGCGTTTCGTTTCCGAAGAATACGGCGAGAATCTGGGCCAACTGGGGGCCGACACCTTCCTGACCTTCTGCCTGAAAGAGATCGGCCCGGCCATCTACAACCAGGCCATCGCCGATGCCCAGAGCTGCATGCAGGAGCGGGTCACCGACCTGGAGAACATCTGTTTCGCCGAGGAGACCAGCTACTGGGGGGGCACCAAGAAAGGGATGCAGCGCAAGCCCGACCTTCGGCGGTAG
- a CDS encoding DUF4342 domain-containing protein, which produces MTTDTQDRTRTEEFKVEGGKVLDMIKDLIHQGNIRRIILKNESGKTLIEIPLTLGLVGAALLPIFAAVGALAAVATRMVIVVEKVDQA; this is translated from the coding sequence ATGACCACCGACACGCAGGACCGCACCCGCACCGAGGAGTTCAAGGTCGAAGGCGGCAAGGTGCTGGACATGATCAAGGACCTCATCCACCAGGGCAACATCCGGCGGATCATCCTCAAAAACGAAAGCGGCAAAACCCTCATCGAAATCCCGCTGACCCTGGGCCTGGTGGGCGCAGCCCTGCTGCCGATCTTCGCCGCCGTGGGCGCCCTGGCCGCCGTGGCCACCCGCATGGTCATCGTGGTGGAAAAGGTGGATCAGGCCTGA
- a CDS encoding sulfite exporter TauE/SafE family protein, whose translation MLEHWLNHPHAAPWLLVMWIAGLLGSLGHCAGMCGPIVAAFGLSQAKHGGRSWTRHLRFQLGRITTYTLLGALIGFLGGFARLQTLQDMHACCRPEGAALIAAQAWPWQVWVKLGIGALMLLMGAAMALGGRADALMEFKLPAPLQKLMGKGLALGSLPYALGMLWGLIPCGLVYMMLLRTLDAGDWRMGAAGMTAFGLGNAPLLLGLGLASTRLSQAWKARLLRLGGLLVAGMGCTILWQALTLLRLQAAG comes from the coding sequence ATGCTCGAACACTGGCTGAACCATCCCCACGCCGCGCCCTGGCTGCTGGTCATGTGGATCGCGGGGCTGCTGGGCTCCCTGGGCCACTGCGCGGGCATGTGCGGGCCCATCGTGGCGGCCTTCGGCCTGAGCCAGGCCAAACACGGTGGACGCAGCTGGACACGCCACCTGCGCTTCCAGCTGGGCCGCATCACCACCTACACCCTCCTCGGCGCCCTCATCGGTTTCCTGGGTGGCTTTGCCCGCCTGCAGACCCTCCAGGACATGCACGCCTGCTGCCGCCCTGAGGGCGCCGCCCTCATCGCGGCCCAGGCCTGGCCCTGGCAGGTCTGGGTGAAGCTGGGCATCGGCGCGCTGATGCTGCTCATGGGCGCGGCCATGGCCCTGGGCGGCCGCGCCGACGCGCTCATGGAATTCAAGCTGCCCGCCCCCTTGCAGAAGCTGATGGGCAAAGGCCTCGCGCTGGGCAGCCTGCCCTATGCACTGGGTATGCTTTGGGGCCTCATCCCCTGCGGCCTCGTCTACATGATGCTGCTGCGCACGCTCGACGCCGGAGACTGGAGGATGGGCGCGGCCGGCATGACCGCCTTCGGCCTGGGCAACGCGCCCCTGCTGCTGGGCCTGGGCCTGGCCAGCACCCGCCTCAGCCAGGCCTGGAAGGCGCGCCTGCTGCGGCTGGGCGGCCTGCTGGTGGCGGGCATGGGGTGCACCATCCTCTGGCAGGCCCTGACCCTCCTGCGGCTCCAGGCCGCAGGCTAG
- a CDS encoding MFS transporter: protein MRSPASASALGLDGRLLFLTRAVRMFSYGFLSVVLVLYLSGLGFSEARIGLLLTLTLAGDTLISLWITLNADRVGRKSMLVLGAVLMVLAGVPFALSGDFTVLVLAATFGVISPSGNEVGPFLAIEQAALSQVLPEDRRTGVFAWYNLAGSFATALGALAGGWSAQALQASGFSPVASYRALVFGYAGAGVLLLMLFAKLSAAIEAPPSAAAAGRLGLHASKGVVLRLSALFSLDAFAGGFVIQSLVAYWFHQKFGLAPGALGSIFFVANLLAGLSALYAVRLAKRIGLVRTMVVTHIPSNVLLILVPLMPNLPLAIAVLLLRFSISQMDVPTRQAYTMVVVAPDERSAAAGVTGIARTTGAAISPVLAGPLLAVPALAGSIFFLAGGLKILYDLLLYRSFKASDAGG, encoded by the coding sequence ATGCGATCCCCCGCCAGCGCTTCAGCCCTTGGTCTGGATGGCCGTCTCCTCTTCCTCACCCGTGCGGTGCGGATGTTCTCGTACGGGTTTCTCTCCGTGGTGCTGGTGCTGTACCTTTCGGGGCTCGGCTTCAGCGAGGCGCGCATCGGGTTGCTGCTGACGCTGACGCTGGCGGGTGACACCCTCATCTCGTTGTGGATCACGCTGAACGCCGACCGCGTCGGCCGTAAGTCCATGCTGGTGCTGGGCGCGGTGCTCATGGTGCTGGCGGGTGTGCCCTTCGCCCTCAGCGGTGATTTCACGGTGCTGGTGCTGGCGGCCACCTTTGGGGTGATCAGCCCCTCGGGCAATGAGGTGGGGCCCTTCCTGGCCATCGAGCAGGCGGCTCTCTCCCAGGTGCTGCCGGAGGATCGCCGCACAGGTGTTTTCGCCTGGTACAACCTCGCGGGTTCTTTCGCCACGGCCCTGGGCGCCCTGGCCGGTGGCTGGAGCGCGCAGGCCCTGCAAGCATCAGGCTTCAGCCCCGTGGCCAGCTACCGGGCGCTGGTGTTCGGCTATGCCGGGGCGGGTGTGCTGTTGCTGATGCTCTTCGCCAAACTCTCCGCGGCGATCGAGGCGCCACCTTCTGCCGCGGCCGCGGGTCGCCTGGGCCTGCATGCCTCGAAGGGGGTGGTCCTGCGGCTGTCAGCCCTCTTTTCACTGGATGCTTTCGCCGGGGGCTTCGTCATCCAGAGCCTGGTGGCCTACTGGTTCCACCAGAAGTTCGGCCTGGCACCGGGGGCACTGGGCTCCATCTTCTTCGTGGCCAACCTCCTGGCAGGCCTCTCGGCCCTCTACGCGGTGCGGCTGGCCAAGCGCATCGGCCTCGTCCGCACCATGGTGGTGACGCATATTCCTTCGAATGTGCTGCTCATCCTCGTGCCCCTCATGCCCAACCTGCCCCTGGCCATCGCCGTGCTGCTGCTGCGCTTCAGCATCTCCCAGATGGATGTGCCCACGCGCCAGGCCTACACCATGGTGGTGGTGGCGCCGGATGAACGCTCTGCCGCCGCGGGCGTCACCGGCATCGCACGCACCACGGGCGCGGCCATTTCGCCGGTGTTGGCAGGGCCGCTGTTGGCGGTGCCCGCCCTGGCCGGGAGCATCTTCTTCCTGGCCGGTGGCCTGAAGATCCTCTACGACCTGCTGCTGTACCGCAGTTTCAAGGCCTCGGACGCCGGGGGCTGA
- a CDS encoding Lrp/AsnC family transcriptional regulator produces MKAVELDAIDHKILDILQREGRLSNQDLAERVALSPAPCLRRVRALEKAGVIRQYAALLDPRKVGLGLTALITVKLEKRGAMPSEAFAKAVRGWPEVVSCYSMTGDTDYLLWTVVEDLDHYNRFLTGQLLKLPYVVDVKSNLALEAIKLTTSLPLNHLGLDPRKGRG; encoded by the coding sequence ATGAAAGCCGTAGAGCTGGATGCCATCGACCACAAGATCCTGGACATCCTCCAGCGGGAGGGACGGCTTTCCAACCAGGATCTGGCGGAGCGCGTGGCCCTCTCGCCCGCCCCCTGCCTCCGCCGCGTGCGGGCCCTGGAGAAGGCGGGCGTCATCCGCCAGTACGCGGCCCTGCTGGACCCCCGCAAGGTGGGTCTGGGCCTCACGGCCCTCATCACCGTGAAGCTGGAGAAGCGTGGCGCCATGCCCTCCGAGGCCTTCGCCAAGGCCGTGCGCGGCTGGCCCGAGGTGGTGAGCTGCTACTCCATGACCGGCGACACGGACTACCTGCTGTGGACCGTGGTGGAGGACCTGGACCATTACAACCGCTTCCTCACGGGCCAGCTGCTGAAGCTGCCCTACGTGGTGGACGTGAAATCCAACCTGGCGCTCGAGGCCATCAAGCTCACCACGTCCCTTCCCTTGAACCACCTGGGATTGGACCCCCGCAAGGGAAGGGGCTGA
- a CDS encoding PAS domain-containing sensor histidine kinase gives MSLSDKFQPPPAGPSLAAMVQSLPLAMAVLEGLEGRVLQLNPAFTELFGYAPEDLPTVAEWRRRAYPDPVYRSATLAEWRARIQGDPAVFAEPLSANVTCKDGSTRFVRIAIAPLADCLLVTLTDLTEQRRTEEALQTSEAMYRELLERQGDGFGMVDAEERFQVVNPVAEQIFGVAPGRLLGRSLLEFLEPEQQAQVRHETQLRAEGIPSTYELRIRREDGTPRTILVTATPRSKQGEGRQQIIGVFRDITDQKAIEARLRESEARYRDQFNLASEGIYTLSPEGQILEVNQSSARMHGCLPAEMRGLKLVELCAPQAADLTGKRLRRILAGEALTYEVEHQHKDGHTFPLEVSASLITEAGEPRILVFHRDITERKRVEEALRESEEQLRTIFEASEAGIILVSPEGRIDFANRKMAELFGTTLDGLIGSSYLSHLHPSELEQSDHRMRLLMEGGIPSVAVERKYLRADGTEFWGHLSGRRLQHHDGSLRALLGIVTDITQRRQAEEEQQNLQAQLHQAQKMESLGSLAGGVAHDMNNVLGAILGLASAHMDSLPAGSPAHRAFGTIIKAAERGGIMLKSLLSFARQNTAEKRQLDLNTILREEVRLLERTTLAKVRLVLQLAPDLHPIQGDAGALTHALMNLCVNAVDAMPDNGTLTFRTRNLGTDWVEAQVEDTGSGMPKEVLEKALDPFFTTKEVGKGTGLGLSIVYSTVKAHQGQMELWSEPGRGTCVTMRFPACGAAQAATEASGAHRLKPAARSLKVLLVDDDELIQTAMMGLLELLGHEPSVAPAGEEALSRIEAGLRPDVVILDMNMPGLGGAGTLPRLRALLPTVPVLLATGRADQAALDLVEAHPFVSLLAKPFGMKDLEASLAPFQPG, from the coding sequence ATGTCGCTTTCCGACAAGTTTCAGCCACCCCCAGCGGGACCTTCCCTTGCTGCGATGGTGCAGAGCCTGCCCTTGGCCATGGCGGTGCTGGAGGGTTTGGAAGGACGGGTGCTGCAACTGAACCCGGCCTTCACAGAGTTGTTTGGCTATGCCCCGGAAGATCTGCCGACGGTGGCTGAATGGCGGAGGCGGGCCTACCCGGATCCGGTGTACCGATCCGCCACCCTGGCGGAATGGAGGGCCCGGATCCAGGGGGATCCAGCGGTGTTCGCGGAGCCGCTCTCTGCCAACGTCACCTGCAAGGACGGCTCCACGCGGTTCGTGCGGATCGCCATCGCCCCTCTGGCCGACTGCCTGCTGGTCACCTTGACGGACCTGACCGAACAACGCCGCACCGAGGAGGCGCTGCAGACCTCTGAAGCCATGTACCGCGAGCTGTTGGAACGCCAAGGCGATGGCTTCGGCATGGTGGATGCCGAGGAGCGTTTCCAGGTGGTGAACCCCGTGGCTGAGCAGATCTTCGGGGTGGCGCCGGGGCGGCTGCTGGGGCGCTCCCTGCTGGAATTCCTCGAACCCGAACAGCAAGCCCAGGTGCGCCATGAGACCCAGCTGCGGGCGGAGGGCATTCCCAGCACCTACGAACTCCGGATCCGCCGGGAGGACGGCACCCCCCGGACCATCCTCGTGACAGCCACGCCGCGTTCAAAGCAGGGGGAGGGGCGCCAGCAGATCATCGGGGTCTTTCGTGATATCACCGATCAGAAGGCCATCGAGGCCCGCCTTCGGGAAAGCGAGGCCCGGTACCGCGATCAGTTCAATCTGGCCAGCGAGGGCATCTACACGCTATCGCCCGAGGGGCAGATCCTCGAGGTCAACCAGTCTTCGGCGCGCATGCACGGCTGCCTTCCCGCCGAGATGCGGGGGCTGAAGCTGGTGGAGCTGTGCGCCCCGCAGGCAGCCGATCTGACGGGGAAGCGCCTGCGGCGCATTCTGGCGGGCGAGGCCCTCACCTACGAGGTGGAACACCAGCACAAGGATGGCCATACCTTCCCCCTGGAGGTTTCGGCCAGCCTCATCACCGAGGCGGGGGAGCCCAGGATTCTGGTGTTCCACCGCGACATCACCGAGCGGAAGCGGGTGGAAGAGGCCCTGCGGGAAAGTGAAGAGCAGTTGCGCACCATCTTCGAGGCCTCGGAAGCCGGGATCATCCTGGTGTCACCGGAGGGCCGCATCGACTTCGCCAACCGCAAGATGGCCGAACTGTTCGGAACCACCCTCGATGGCTTGATCGGCAGCAGCTACCTCAGTCACCTGCATCCCTCGGAATTGGAGCAGAGCGACCACCGGATGCGTCTGCTCATGGAGGGGGGCATTCCCTCCGTGGCGGTGGAGCGGAAATACCTCCGCGCGGATGGAACGGAATTCTGGGGGCATCTCTCGGGGCGCCGCCTGCAGCACCACGATGGCAGCCTCCGGGCCCTGTTGGGGATCGTCACCGACATCACCCAGCGGCGGCAGGCGGAGGAGGAGCAGCAAAACCTGCAGGCCCAGCTCCATCAGGCCCAGAAGATGGAAAGCCTGGGCAGCCTGGCAGGTGGCGTGGCTCACGACATGAACAACGTGCTGGGCGCCATCCTGGGGTTGGCCTCCGCCCACATGGATTCCCTGCCCGCGGGCAGCCCGGCCCACCGGGCCTTCGGCACCATCATCAAGGCCGCGGAGCGTGGGGGCATCATGCTGAAGAGCCTGCTCAGCTTCGCCCGCCAGAACACCGCTGAAAAGCGGCAACTCGACTTGAACACCATCCTCCGCGAAGAAGTGCGCCTGCTGGAGCGCACCACCCTGGCGAAGGTGCGTCTGGTCCTGCAACTGGCCCCGGACCTGCACCCGATCCAGGGCGATGCAGGCGCCCTCACCCACGCGCTCATGAACCTCTGCGTCAACGCGGTGGACGCCATGCCCGACAACGGCACGCTCACCTTCCGCACCCGGAACCTTGGCACGGATTGGGTGGAGGCGCAGGTGGAGGACACAGGCTCCGGCATGCCGAAGGAAGTCCTGGAGAAGGCTCTGGATCCCTTCTTCACCACAAAGGAAGTGGGAAAGGGCACGGGCTTGGGGTTGTCCATCGTCTACAGCACCGTGAAGGCCCACCAGGGCCAGATGGAACTGTGGAGCGAACCGGGCCGCGGCACCTGCGTGACCATGCGTTTCCCCGCCTGTGGCGCGGCTCAGGCGGCCACGGAAGCCTCGGGCGCCCATCGCCTCAAACCTGCCGCCCGTTCGTTAAAGGTGCTGCTGGTCGATGACGACGAACTGATCCAGACGGCCATGATGGGGCTGCTGGAGTTGCTGGGTCACGAGCCCAGCGTCGCTCCCGCGGGGGAGGAGGCCCTGAGTCGCATCGAGGCCGGGTTGCGCCCCGACGTGGTGATTCTCGACATGAACATGCCTGGCCTGGGGGGCGCGGGTACGTTGCCGCGGCTGCGGGCCCTGCTGCCGACCGTGCCCGTGCTGTTGGCCACGGGAAGGGCCGACCAGGCCGCGCTGGACCTGGTAGAGGCCCACCCCTTCGTATCCCTGTTGGCCAAACCCTTCGGCATGAAAGATCTGGAAGCGAGCCTGGCGCCCTTCCAGCCAGGGTGA
- a CDS encoding GlxA family transcriptional regulator has translation MARNTTHTLGILAYPGAQLAAVHGLKDLLEAASRLRAQQAGSCVSFLVQVLEGPLEAPTTPWTALLLPPSLTGGALPEPSAARTDWLSARHAEGTVLCSVCAGAFLLAETGLLEGRPATTHWALAERFAGRFPGVALDADRLLIDDGDLITAGGLMAWVDLGLRLVDRYLGSAALLATARYFLVDPGGREQRFYSSFVPPLTHGDAAILKVQHWLQAHSGDKVSVPQLAARAKLGDRTFLRRFQRATGLNPGQYLQRLRVGKARDLLEQSDAAIDEVAWQVGYEDPSAFRRVFHKVMGLSPGEYRRRFAVMRQA, from the coding sequence ATGGCCAGGAACACCACCCACACCCTCGGCATCCTCGCCTATCCCGGCGCGCAGCTGGCTGCAGTGCATGGCCTGAAGGACCTGCTTGAGGCCGCGAGCCGTTTGCGGGCGCAGCAGGCGGGGTCCTGCGTCTCCTTCCTTGTCCAGGTGCTGGAGGGCCCGCTGGAGGCCCCAACCACACCTTGGACGGCGCTCCTCCTGCCCCCCAGCCTCACGGGCGGAGCCCTCCCGGAGCCCAGCGCCGCGCGGACAGACTGGCTGTCGGCGCGGCATGCGGAGGGCACCGTGCTCTGCTCCGTGTGTGCCGGGGCCTTCCTGCTGGCGGAGACGGGCCTGCTCGAAGGCCGACCGGCTACCACCCACTGGGCTTTGGCGGAGCGCTTCGCCGGGCGGTTCCCCGGCGTGGCCCTGGACGCCGACAGGCTGCTCATCGATGACGGCGATCTGATCACGGCGGGCGGGCTCATGGCCTGGGTGGACCTGGGCCTGCGCCTGGTGGACCGCTACCTCGGCTCGGCGGCGCTGCTCGCCACGGCCCGGTATTTCCTGGTGGATCCAGGCGGGCGAGAACAGCGCTTCTACAGCAGCTTCGTCCCCCCACTCACCCACGGCGACGCTGCCATTCTGAAGGTCCAGCACTGGCTGCAGGCGCACAGCGGCGACAAGGTCAGCGTGCCGCAGCTGGCGGCGCGGGCGAAGCTGGGTGACCGCACCTTTCTGCGGCGCTTTCAGAGGGCCACTGGCCTCAACCCGGGACAGTACCTACAGCGCCTGCGGGTGGGGAAGGCGCGGGATCTGCTCGAGCAATCCGACGCGGCCATCGACGAGGTGGCCTGGCAGGTGGGCTACGAGGATCCCAGCGCCTTCCGCAGGGTCTTCCACAAAGTCATGGGGCTGTCGCCGGGCGAGTACCGGCGTCGCTTCGCCGTGATGCGTCAGGCCTGA